The window AGAAGAGCTCTATATAGTGGATATATATGCAATATTGGGAGGTGAAAATGGGCAATATGGGAAAAGGAAAGGGGTGTAGATATAGTCATAAAAGAGAGCTGTTTATATGATAGCAAAAAATATGTACTATTCAACATGTACATTATTTTGATGAACTCAGTTGcaatttcattaaatattttgcATTTCAAATGAGATAATAAACTTAAtcaacttttcttcttttcaaaGGAATGTGTCCATATGTATGCATACAAGAATGGTTCAGTAAAGCAGCATAAAACCATGAATATACTATATCAATTTCGAAGAAGATAGCCAGTGTAGTTTCACAATTGGGGTCTGGTAGGGGTATGATGTATGCAAATTTTACATCTTATCTTTGTGGGGTAGACCGATACTGAGATAGCTAGCATATTCTAAATCGATTGGTTAATAACATAGTAATTGCTTCTGGTAGTACTGAAAGCGATAATACAAGTGAGGTTGTTTTCAATACACCACCAGCTCAAAAAAAGTGAGCGTGGGCCTAAAATCGATCTTTTATTAGAGGATGATTGGTACGCCAGAAGTATTTTTTGAGGcgctaaagtttttttttttttttttttttttttgaggaaaataggATAATTGGTTGACATTCTTGTCCTAAGTGAAATACAAGTATTATTTGTAGGCAGATTTTAAAATATGGACGACTATCCATGAAAATAACTCGGCTTATAGACAAAAGGGATCCAAAGGTCTATAAATTGCAAgagaaattttataaaataaaataaaataagtatttacTAAATAGTACATTATTAACAGATAGCAAAAGCAGATAATCCCAGCCCACAAAGATAGGGATAAAGTTTCTTACATGCCCCTGTTATTTTTCAGCTTCGAAAGCATTTTTCCTTAGTAGACCCTATGCAGCGCAAATTCAGATTAATTGGACATTTTTCCTTAGTAGACCCTATGCAGcgcaaattcaaattaattagaCTCCAATGTAAGTACGGACATtggattgaaaaccaaaaaaGTAAGAATCCTCTTTTCAAAAGAATGTAACTCTTACATCCACCAAGTTACAAGAGGTAACAATGACaaacaagaaaaatttatttcttgtcaATATGTGGAAAATACATGAACTTCATTCATCACTTAATGTGCTAATTCACAAATGAATTTGTTTCTAAATAATCAAAATGGAACATGAAAATGAAATACctactttaaaatacaaatctaCAACATAGTATTCAAATTTACCCTCTCCAACTTGTGGTCCGGTCCTTTACCGTACCCCGCGTGTTTgtggagctttagtgcaccgggatgTTCTTTGAACTTGTGTTATTGCGCTATCGAGCAAAGTTGCTCGAAAACCAATTTCATATCAGGCCTTTCATCAGCTGGCAAAATGCACCTTAGTGCAACCTGAAGCATGCTATCAAGAATCATATGCATGTTTTCGTCGTTGCTATGCTTTCCTAATAAAAATGGATCGAAGCACTCGATTGAACGGTTTTGGATGGCCAACAATCTCGCCCATTCGGTTAAATCCAGCACTTCTGAATTCCCAGGAACAATTTCTGCAGAACTTCTTCCAGTCAAAAGTTCCAACAAGATAACGCCAAAAGCATAGACATCGCTTTTCAATGATGGGCAAGGTTTACTTGTACTCGCGAATTCAGGTGGCCGATAACCTAGTGCACCGGCATTTAGAACCTGTTCCGCTGTTCCAGCCGATGTCATCAACCGATGAAGACTATAATCAGTAAGGAGGGCATTCATGTTAGACGTGTCTATAAGTACATTTGTGGATTTCAGGTTGCCATGAGGTATGGCACTTTCATGGTGAAGATAGTTTAGACAACGAGCAACATCTACAGAGATCTTGAGCCGATCATCTAGAGACAACGGATGTAGCTTACAGGTATCTGCATCTGCATACATCAAAGAATGAAAGACATCCATATCACCATTCAAAACTAGAAAGCAAAGTATAGTATATGCAATAAGCGGAATTCAAAGTAGTTTTTGTTCTGTAATCATTTGCATGTTGGTTCAAACACGTTCATGACTTGTTAGATGCTAGAAGTCGATTCAAAGAAGGTTCCAAAGTTAATGCACCAAAATCGATATCAAGTGGCAAGATGGTGATAAAACTTCAGCATATCAGGTATGAGCGTTATTGAGGACTACAATAACAATATACAAATTTACTGTTGGGTATTCCCGGTCCCCATTAGGCTTGATAGGAGTATATGATAAAACAGATGCCTTTTACATCTTTGGTAAAACTGAAACACGAAAATCAGAAAAGCTACACAAATAGATGCAGGTGATATGCTCTATAGATAGATAACGGGAAGCCCACCTTTACGAAGAAGATAGAGAGCTAAACATGTTGCATCCATGTAATTCGATATGAGAAGTCTCTCATGCTCCTTGGGGCCCCAGTAGTAACCCTGAAGCGAAACTAAATTAGGATGTCGAATAATCCCCAGTTTCTTCGCTTCTCTGGCGAATTCCTTCTTGCCTTTTACTATTCCTTCCTTAAGCCATTTGACAGCAAGTACTTCGCCTGAACAAAGCGTAGCTTTATACAATGTTCCATGACAACTTCTACCAACAGCTTCTGCAGGAGCGCAAGATAGTTCTTCAGCGGTGAACTTCAAGGAGTTATCTAATAGATGCAAATCTCCAGCCAGTTTATCAGGAGACGAAACCCTGAGAGAGTTGGGGCTTTTGGATTCATCTTGATCCTTCGAAGGTGAGAGCTTGGCAGATGACATGAcagatatagaagaagataacGGCTCATTTTGAACCGTTGATACTGGCGCAGCATGATCTCTAGTGTCGTGTCCACATTCTATATCAGATAAAGAAAAACCTGAGGAAATGAAAACGCGTATCAGTTGATCTGACCAAATAAATGTCTTATTAGGAGAAGAATAGTTCCATACCTTTCTTTTCCTTGGTTCCTTTCATATCGTCCTTCCCACCATCTCGTTGATGGGCCTTGCGGTAGACTATTAACGTCAACAAAGCTATAATAGATACACTACAGATTAGACCACCAATAAGGGCAGCCCTGATGGTAGATTTCATGCGAGAGCCATGACTTCTCAAACTTAAAGTTGAATTTCCCTCTGATGGAGCTTCGATGTGCTTTGGAAGTACAAGCAAGGGATTCCCCGGATGGAATGAGGAGTCAGGAAACCTCCATAAATTTTGTGGAACAGGTCCAGAAAGATTGTTATTAGACACATTGAAAAATTCCAATTTGTCTGGGAGATCATTAGGAAGGTCACCTTCAAATTCGTTATTAGAGAGATCCAGAATTACCATGTCCGGGAACTTGTCCAGTCCCGGAGGCACCGGACCAGATAATGCATTATGTGAAACATCCAGAGAAATCAAGCTTAGGTTCTCTGAGTTAAATGGCATGATAGGTACAGTACCGGTAAATTTGTTGAACGAAACATTAATATCAGTCAATTTGGTGGAGTTGAAAAGGGTGGGAAGGAGTGTACCACTAAGTTGGTTAATGCTAAGATCAATCGTTTTAAGTTCAAGGTATGTACCTAACATAGTTGGTAACACACCTTCAAGTGAGTTG of the Capsicum annuum cultivar UCD-10X-F1 chromosome 11, UCD10Xv1.1, whole genome shotgun sequence genome contains:
- the LOC107848086 gene encoding LRR receptor-like serine/threonine-protein kinase GHR1 gives rise to the protein MQSVICLVLLFLVELVNGSLDLDALLELKKGLLKDPSGKVLSSWDSKSLGPNGCPQNWYGIGCSDGHITSIELNDVGLVGVLDFAAISGLKMLTNLSIANNQLSGNITEEVGLIMSLEFLDLSQNMFSGSIPSKLTSLKNLVSLNLSLNSLDGTVPADFASLEKLKSIDLHSNAFSSDIMLPLTSLGEVEYVDLSSNKFVGSLDLQVGNSSFVSSIQYLNISHNNLAGELFPRDGMPYFDSLEVFDASNNQLTGTVPSFNFVVSLRILRLGNNQLSGSLPEALIEESSMILSELDLSQNQLAGPIGSISAVNMKLVNLSYNQLSGPLPLKVGRCAIIDLSNNRLTGNVSRIQGWGNYVEVVVLSSNALTGTLPNQTSQFLRLISLKISNNSLEGVLPTMLGTYLELKTIDLSINQLSGTLLPTLFNSTKLTDINVSFNKFTGTVPIMPFNSENLSLISLDVSHNALSGPVPPGLDKFPDMVILDLSNNEFEGDLPNDLPDKLEFFNVSNNNLSGPVPQNLWRFPDSSFHPGNPLLVLPKHIEAPSEGNSTLSLRSHGSRMKSTIRAALIGGLICSVSIIALLTLIVYRKAHQRDGGKDDMKGTKEKKGFSLSDIECGHDTRDHAAPVSTVQNEPLSSSISVMSSAKLSPSKDQDESKSPNSLRVSSPDKLAGDLHLLDNSLKFTAEELSCAPAEAVGRSCHGTLYKATLCSGEVLAVKWLKEGIVKGKKEFAREAKKLGIIRHPNLVSLQGYYWGPKEHERLLISNYMDATCLALYLLRKDADTCKLHPLSLDDRLKISVDVARCLNYLHHESAIPHGNLKSTNVLIDTSNMNALLTDYSLHRLMTSAGTAEQVLNAGALGYRPPEFASTSKPCPSLKSDVYAFGVILLELLTGRSSAEIVPGNSEVLDLTEWARLLAIQNRSIECFDPFLLGKHSNDENMHMILDSMLQVALRCILPADERPDMKLVFEQLCSIAQ